Proteins encoded by one window of bacterium:
- a CDS encoding slipin family protein — MRTHPSIVVLALGLMAIGAVVGAVTKVFVYTAILAGAGFFCLFVFRVASQWQRAVILRFGRFKGLRGPGIVTIIPFVDTIPYCIDIRTVTTPITAEQTLTKDSVPVDVDAVLFWRVVDPIKAALEVENYGKAVTWASQTALRDVIGETVLADMLVGRQQIDSKLCHKIDTSTEPWGIKVLSVELRDVKIPTGLQDAMSMQAQAERERQARVILSESELQVSERFRQAALQYVDNPTALHLRAMNILLEGMKNNSSVIIVPSSAVETMGLGSMTGLTALAQQSTKKDVPAA; from the coding sequence ATGAGGACGCATCCGTCGATTGTGGTCTTAGCCCTTGGCCTGATGGCCATCGGTGCCGTGGTGGGAGCCGTAACGAAGGTTTTCGTCTACACGGCGATCCTGGCGGGGGCCGGATTTTTTTGTTTGTTCGTCTTTCGGGTGGCGAGTCAGTGGCAAAGAGCCGTGATTCTTCGCTTCGGCAGGTTCAAGGGTTTGCGGGGGCCGGGGATCGTGACCATCATCCCCTTCGTCGACACGATTCCCTACTGCATCGACATTCGTACCGTGACCACGCCCATTACCGCGGAGCAGACTCTGACGAAGGACAGCGTACCCGTCGACGTTGACGCCGTGTTGTTCTGGCGGGTCGTCGATCCCATCAAGGCGGCCTTGGAGGTCGAGAATTACGGAAAGGCCGTGACTTGGGCCTCACAGACGGCCTTGAGGGATGTCATTGGCGAGACGGTCTTGGCCGACATGCTGGTCGGCCGCCAACAAATCGACAGCAAACTGTGCCACAAGATTGATACGAGCACGGAGCCTTGGGGCATCAAGGTTCTTTCCGTCGAATTGAGGGACGTCAAGATTCCCACCGGGCTGCAGGACGCCATGTCAATGCAGGCTCAGGCCGAAAGGGAAAGGCAGGCCCGCGTCATCTTGAGTGAATCGGAGCTTCAGGTCTCGGAAAGATTCCGACAGGCCGCCCTCCAGTATGTGGACAATCCAACGGCCCTTCATTTGCGGGCGATGAACATCCTTTTAGAGGGAATGAAGAACAACTCATCGGTCATCATCGTTCCTTCTTCGGCGGTGGAAACCATGGGCCTCGGATCCATGACCGGGCTTACGGCTCTGGCGCAACAGTCCACAAAAAAGGACGTGCCCGCGGCCTGA
- the nrfD gene encoding NrfD/PsrC family molybdoenzyme membrane anchor subunit codes for MAIYFQFWKDMIRQVLIGPRIYYIWLGFLGVLMLIGSAGYYYQLRNGLIVTNMSDQISWGAYIANFTYIVGLAAAAVMLVIPAYVYKIKAMKEITLIGELFAISAIVMCLMFVTVDMGRPDRFWHLIPKLGRMNWPISMLSWDVIVLNGYLLINLHIPGYLLYKKYRGQPPTDAYYMPFVIISVFWAVSIHTVTAFLYAGLGGKPFWNSAVVAPRFLASAFAVGPSFILLTLQIIEKYSSFKVEHEVYRVLKRIIAVSLLINLFLLASEVFKEFYTDSAHSASAKYLFTGIDGYVLLVPFIWTAIVLNVVATVIYASPQWSRGMRNVNIASVCAIVGIWIEKGMGLIVPGFVPSPLGTIVEYSPSLVELAVCLGIWATGFFVFTLLLKAALPIEIGTVRHREENWEFPRSSSWP; via the coding sequence ATGGCGATTTATTTCCAGTTCTGGAAGGACATGATACGGCAGGTTCTGATCGGCCCCAGGATTTACTACATCTGGCTCGGATTCTTGGGCGTCCTGATGCTCATCGGGTCGGCGGGGTACTACTACCAGCTTCGGAACGGCCTCATCGTCACCAACATGAGCGACCAGATCTCCTGGGGCGCCTACATCGCCAACTTCACTTACATTGTGGGTCTGGCGGCCGCAGCCGTCATGCTGGTGATTCCCGCCTACGTCTACAAGATCAAGGCCATGAAGGAGATCACGCTGATCGGCGAGCTGTTCGCCATCTCAGCCATCGTCATGTGTCTCATGTTCGTGACGGTCGACATGGGCCGCCCGGACCGGTTCTGGCATCTGATTCCGAAGCTGGGCCGGATGAATTGGCCGATTTCGATGTTGAGCTGGGACGTCATCGTGCTGAACGGCTACCTTCTGATCAACCTCCACATCCCCGGTTACCTCTTGTACAAGAAATACAGGGGACAGCCGCCGACGGATGCTTATTATATGCCGTTCGTCATCATCTCCGTCTTTTGGGCCGTGAGCATCCATACCGTGACGGCCTTTCTGTACGCGGGGTTGGGCGGCAAGCCCTTCTGGAATTCGGCCGTTGTGGCGCCCCGATTCCTCGCCTCGGCCTTTGCCGTCGGGCCTTCGTTCATTCTTCTCACGCTGCAGATCATTGAAAAATATTCCAGCTTCAAGGTCGAACATGAGGTTTATAGGGTCCTGAAAAGGATCATTGCCGTCTCGCTCCTCATCAATTTGTTCCTGCTGGCTTCAGAAGTTTTTAAGGAATTTTACACCGATTCCGCCCACAGCGCGTCGGCCAAGTACCTGTTCACGGGCATCGACGGGTATGTTCTGCTCGTTCCCTTCATCTGGACGGCTATTGTCCTCAACGTGGTCGCAACCGTCATTTACGCGAGCCCCCAATGGAGCCGGGGCATGCGTAACGTCAACATCGCCTCGGTCTGCGCCATCGTTGGGATTTGGATTGAGAAAGGAATGGGGCTGATCGTTCCCGGGTTCGTTCCCAGCCCATTGGGCACGATCGTGGAATATTCCCCTTCGCTGGTCGAGTTGGCGGTCTGTCTCGGAATCTGGGCCACGGGCTTCTTCGTCTTCACCCTCCTCCTCAAGGCGGCCCTGCCGATCGAAATCGGCACGGTGAGGCACAGGGAAGAAAACTGGGAATTCCCCCGATCATCCTCATGGCCTTAA
- a CDS encoding NUDIX hydrolase, whose amino-acid sequence MKVNEIFKGRVVTLNLEEFDLPNGHTVKLEVARHLSAAAIVPVAEDGRVLLIRQFRPVLNAWLWEIPAGLLEKDEDPALCAARELEEETGWIARTVEPVTRIHSSCGFTDEVVHIFKGTGLEPGRMAREKGEVIEERFFAREEILRMIGNRQITDAKTLAGLFYVLLGNSLE is encoded by the coding sequence ATGAAGGTCAACGAAATTTTCAAAGGCCGCGTCGTCACGTTGAACCTGGAAGAGTTTGACCTCCCCAACGGCCACACGGTGAAGCTGGAGGTGGCGCGGCACCTGAGCGCGGCGGCGATCGTGCCCGTCGCGGAAGACGGGCGCGTCCTCTTGATCCGGCAGTTCCGCCCGGTCCTGAACGCCTGGCTGTGGGAGATCCCGGCCGGGCTCTTGGAAAAGGACGAAGACCCGGCGCTTTGCGCGGCGCGCGAACTGGAGGAAGAAACGGGCTGGATCGCAAGAACCGTCGAACCCGTGACCCGCATCCACAGCTCCTGCGGTTTCACCGACGAGGTCGTTCACATTTTCAAGGGAACCGGGCTTGAGCCGGGCCGCATGGCGCGGGAGAAGGGAGAAGTGATCGAGGAGAGGTTCTTTGCCCGCGAAGAGATCCTGCGGATGATCGGGAACCGCCAAATCACCGACGCCAAGACCCTGGCCGGCCTTTTTTATGTCTTATTGGGTAACTCGTTGGAATAA
- a CDS encoding heparan-alpha-glucosaminide N-acetyltransferase domain-containing protein → MRDQRLLFLDVFRGLAVLWMIETHVFEAGLAPVWRSGWFFHAVYLSNGFVAQAFAFAAGAGFWLATEASPDLRNVRAAVFWRYVRRLAFLFLCGLWLNMDPFSLDHFRNAGPEGQAVTWQFDILHLIAFTAFVSLLLHLAAGRFSRRHWVYGVLALAVFLATPLVWRARLGEVLPLALGLPLMPIPPSKFPVFPWAGYFLAGVFLMGLLMRSRRPERSAAILAVVAAASPFALFWIKGWNFTYPGMSGPWADWYPSPGHSLFRLGGVALVFALLFLLEKRLSAQGPAVGFLRLNGQESLWMFVSHIILVYGSSYTVGLIDLSGKRLEPLAVAGATVFITAVCFAPAAIWHAFKQDHRDRAFAVLCFAVAAAAAVFAVAPANLSRGGLP, encoded by the coding sequence ATGCGGGATCAACGTCTTCTTTTTCTCGACGTCTTTCGCGGACTGGCCGTCCTTTGGATGATCGAGACGCATGTGTTCGAAGCCGGGCTCGCGCCCGTCTGGCGGTCGGGATGGTTCTTCCACGCCGTCTATCTCTCGAACGGTTTCGTCGCGCAGGCCTTCGCCTTCGCGGCCGGCGCGGGATTTTGGCTCGCCACCGAGGCCTCGCCCGATCTGAGGAACGTCCGCGCCGCGGTCTTTTGGCGTTACGTCCGGCGGCTCGCCTTTCTTTTTCTTTGCGGTCTCTGGCTCAACATGGACCCGTTCTCGCTCGATCATTTCCGGAACGCGGGACCCGAGGGGCAGGCCGTCACCTGGCAGTTCGACATCCTGCACCTGATCGCCTTCACGGCGTTCGTCTCCCTCCTCCTTCATCTCGCCGCCGGACGGTTTTCGCGCCGGCACTGGGTCTACGGGGTCTTGGCGCTGGCGGTCTTTCTCGCGACGCCGCTCGTCTGGCGGGCCCGGCTGGGCGAGGTGCTGCCCCTCGCACTGGGCCTGCCGTTGATGCCGATCCCGCCGTCCAAGTTCCCGGTCTTTCCCTGGGCGGGATATTTCCTCGCCGGCGTTTTTCTCATGGGACTCCTGATGCGGTCCCGCCGCCCCGAACGATCGGCCGCGATCCTCGCCGTTGTCGCCGCGGCGTCGCCCTTCGCCCTCTTTTGGATCAAAGGGTGGAACTTCACGTACCCGGGCATGAGCGGGCCTTGGGCCGATTGGTACCCCTCGCCGGGACATTCCCTCTTCCGCTTGGGCGGAGTCGCCTTGGTCTTCGCCCTGCTCTTTCTTCTCGAGAAACGCCTTTCCGCCCAAGGGCCCGCGGTCGGGTTTCTGCGCCTCAACGGGCAGGAATCGCTCTGGATGTTCGTGAGCCATATCATTCTCGTCTACGGGTCATCCTATACGGTGGGCCTGATCGACCTGTCTGGAAAGCGCCTGGAACCCCTGGCCGTCGCCGGGGCAACCGTCTTCATCACGGCCGTCTGTTTTGCGCCGGCTGCGATTTGGCATGCGTTCAAGCAGGATCATCGCGACCGGGCCTTCGCCGTCCTGTGCTTCGCCGTCGCCGCGGCCGCGGCCGTCTTCGCCGTCGCGCCGGCGAACCTTTCCCGAGGAGGCCTCCCATGA
- the apaG gene encoding Co2+/Mg2+ efflux protein ApaG, translated as MSSAITRGVKVEVEGEYVPDRSDPERSVYFFAYRVVISNVGDRTVRLISRHWIITNADGKKEEVRGPGVVGEQPTLAPGESFEYTSFCPLNTPFGMMHGTYQMVNEGGEEFDVAIAPFTLSREEVMYH; from the coding sequence ATGTCTTCAGCAATCACACGTGGCGTGAAGGTCGAGGTCGAGGGCGAGTACGTTCCGGATCGTTCCGATCCCGAGCGGAGCGTCTATTTCTTCGCCTACCGGGTCGTCATCAGCAACGTGGGCGACAGGACCGTCCGCTTGATCAGCCGCCATTGGATCATTACCAACGCCGACGGCAAGAAGGAGGAAGTCCGCGGGCCGGGGGTCGTGGGCGAGCAGCCGACCCTGGCGCCGGGCGAGTCGTTCGAATACACGAGTTTTTGCCCGCTGAACACGCCCTTTGGAATGATGCACGGAACCTACCAGATGGTGAACGAGGGCGGCGAGGAGTTCGACGTCGCGATTGCGCCGTTCACCCTCTCCCGCGAAGAAGTGATGTACCACTAG
- a CDS encoding 4Fe-4S dicluster domain-containing protein: protein MTQEKFTQRPSRLVEKKLQEKLPRREFLKGMIAATGVAAAVSLGTKDAGASALSDFFKSAFFQKHYKEMTPDEKKVVLARLEKETRERYGVEVKIGDPPPLDGVEFAYFLNLQKCIGCRRCVYACVAENNQSRDPQIQYIKVLEMPEGSLDVDEGEIFYDHEKVPQPGKFYMPVQCHQCSDPPCTKVCPVEATWKEPDGIVVIDYDWCIGCRYCEAACPYEARRFNFTEPQIPKDEINPNQSYLSNRIRPRGVMEKCTFCLHRTREGRYPACLEACPTGSRKFGNLLDPKSEVRAILETKRVFVLKEDLKTHPHFYYFFG from the coding sequence ATGACACAGGAGAAGTTCACCCAGAGACCCAGCCGTCTCGTTGAGAAGAAGCTACAGGAAAAGCTTCCGCGCCGCGAATTCCTTAAAGGAATGATCGCTGCGACCGGCGTGGCGGCCGCCGTCTCTCTGGGGACCAAAGATGCGGGCGCTTCGGCGCTTTCGGATTTTTTTAAGAGCGCCTTCTTCCAGAAGCATTACAAGGAGATGACGCCGGATGAAAAGAAAGTCGTTCTGGCCCGGCTGGAAAAAGAGACGCGCGAACGCTACGGGGTCGAGGTCAAGATCGGCGATCCGCCTCCCCTGGACGGCGTCGAATTCGCCTATTTTTTGAACCTGCAGAAATGCATCGGCTGCCGCCGCTGCGTTTACGCCTGCGTCGCCGAAAACAACCAATCACGCGATCCGCAGATCCAGTATATCAAGGTCCTCGAAATGCCGGAAGGCTCGCTGGACGTGGACGAGGGGGAGATTTTCTACGATCACGAAAAGGTTCCCCAGCCCGGAAAGTTCTACATGCCCGTCCAGTGCCATCAATGCTCCGATCCCCCCTGCACCAAGGTTTGCCCGGTGGAGGCGACGTGGAAGGAGCCCGATGGCATCGTCGTGATCGACTACGACTGGTGCATCGGCTGCCGCTATTGCGAAGCCGCCTGTCCCTACGAGGCGCGGCGTTTCAATTTTACCGAGCCTCAGATCCCCAAGGATGAGATCAACCCGAACCAGAGTTACCTGTCGAACAGGATCCGGCCGCGCGGCGTCATGGAGAAGTGCACGTTCTGCCTCCATCGGACCCGTGAGGGGCGCTACCCTGCGTGTCTGGAGGCCTGTCCGACGGGCTCGCGCAAATTCGGCAATCTCCTCGACCCCAAGAGCGAGGTCAGGGCCATTCTGGAGACGAAGCGCGTCTTTGTTCTGAAGGAGGACCTCAAGACGCACCCGCATTTTTATTACTTCTTCGGTTAG
- a CDS encoding multiheme c-type cytochrome produces the protein MTKEHTDKKVHFVERNDSAAWCHRCHKPGNYLKLERQNGTAISFNEAYLLCGECHGTQYNDWRRNIHGKRVGSWNGPKQVYSCTECHDPHAPAFKPMKPLPMPVPPRGRSKSFLKLLFGDMIHDTGEVHPETQPSR, from the coding sequence ATGACCAAGGAACATACCGACAAGAAGGTTCATTTCGTTGAGAGGAACGACAGCGCCGCGTGGTGTCACCGCTGTCACAAGCCGGGGAATTATCTCAAACTTGAACGCCAAAATGGCACGGCCATCTCGTTCAATGAGGCCTACTTATTGTGCGGCGAGTGCCATGGGACGCAGTACAACGATTGGAGGAGAAACATCCACGGGAAGAGGGTCGGCAGCTGGAACGGGCCGAAGCAGGTCTACTCGTGCACGGAATGCCACGATCCGCATGCCCCGGCCTTCAAGCCCATGAAGCCTTTGCCGATGCCGGTTCCTCCGCGCGGGCGGAGCAAGTCGTTTCTTAAGTTACTCTTCGGAGACATGATTCATGACACAGGAGAAGTTCACCCAGAGACCCAGCCGTCTCGTTGA
- a CDS encoding sigma-54-dependent Fis family transcriptional regulator, producing MNILEKLSALNRQLLRTDDMTAVFKGLMDAALEISGAKNGLLLLKDESSEKPLAGYSVVVARNLSHEDLGKNDFTVSLSAVKEAMETGEPVVTDNALQDPRFQKSKSVELHSLKSILALPLKDVGGILGVFYLDNPLDAGIFADETVTSLKAFADVASLALQKSRMIGELKKSNSELAVEVEEEMGRRQELEREMEANRLKLKHQYGDIVGRSPKMIAVLQLVDKITDSKVPVWIYGESGTGKEAIARALHFNSVRAKQPFVSENCSALPETLLESELFGHKKGAFTHADRDKKGRFEYANKGTVFLDEIADMSANLQAKLLRFLQEGEVRPVGSNDVVKVDVRVVSASNRDLARLVEDGKFREDLFYRLNGITITLPPLRERMEDLPLLIDHFLKGRAKIHPDALRFLMNYPWPGNIRELQNTIETAMLFAENGVILPKSFEFKPAVLTKRRAGTAAGAMRSHPRAPMEPELEKVLVALRDQGYHKGNAAKVLGISRRNLYTKLEKYGVPFELKDLKSYIDERFI from the coding sequence ATGAACATTTTGGAAAAACTCTCAGCCCTCAACCGCCAGCTCCTCCGGACCGACGACATGACCGCTGTTTTCAAGGGCCTCATGGACGCCGCCCTCGAGATCTCCGGCGCGAAAAACGGCCTCCTCCTTCTCAAGGACGAGTCGTCCGAGAAACCGCTCGCGGGTTACAGCGTGGTCGTGGCCCGCAACCTCTCCCATGAGGACTTGGGCAAGAACGACTTCACGGTCAGCCTCTCGGCCGTGAAGGAGGCGATGGAGACGGGCGAACCGGTCGTCACCGACAACGCCCTCCAAGACCCGCGTTTTCAAAAATCCAAGAGCGTGGAGTTGCACAGCCTCAAGTCCATTCTGGCGCTTCCCTTGAAGGACGTCGGGGGGATCCTGGGCGTCTTCTATCTCGACAACCCGCTCGACGCCGGGATCTTCGCCGACGAGACGGTCACGTCCCTGAAGGCCTTCGCCGACGTGGCGTCGCTCGCCCTCCAAAAGTCGAGAATGATCGGAGAGCTGAAGAAATCGAACTCGGAGCTGGCCGTCGAGGTCGAGGAGGAGATGGGCCGCCGCCAGGAACTCGAGCGCGAGATGGAGGCGAACCGGCTCAAGCTCAAGCACCAATACGGCGACATCGTCGGGCGCTCGCCCAAGATGATTGCCGTCCTCCAACTGGTGGACAAGATCACCGACTCCAAGGTGCCGGTCTGGATCTACGGCGAATCGGGCACCGGCAAGGAGGCCATTGCGCGCGCCCTGCACTTCAACAGCGTGCGGGCCAAGCAGCCGTTCGTGAGCGAAAACTGCTCGGCCCTGCCCGAAACCCTCTTGGAGAGCGAACTCTTCGGCCACAAGAAGGGGGCCTTCACCCATGCCGACCGGGACAAGAAGGGTCGGTTCGAGTACGCGAACAAGGGGACGGTCTTTTTGGACGAGATCGCCGACATGAGCGCCAACCTCCAGGCGAAGCTCTTGCGCTTCCTTCAGGAAGGCGAGGTGAGGCCCGTCGGGTCCAACGATGTCGTGAAGGTCGATGTCCGCGTCGTGTCCGCGTCGAACAGGGACCTGGCGAGGCTCGTGGAGGACGGGAAATTCCGCGAAGACCTCTTCTACCGGTTGAACGGGATCACGATCACCCTGCCGCCGCTCCGCGAACGCATGGAGGATCTCCCTCTCCTGATCGACCATTTCTTGAAAGGCCGAGCGAAGATCCATCCCGACGCGCTCCGCTTTCTCATGAACTATCCGTGGCCCGGCAACATCCGCGAGCTTCAAAACACCATCGAGACCGCGATGCTCTTCGCCGAAAACGGCGTGATTCTTCCGAAATCCTTCGAATTCAAGCCGGCCGTCCTCACCAAGCGCCGGGCAGGAACGGCCGCGGGCGCCATGAGGTCGCATCCCAGGGCCCCGATGGAACCCGAGCTGGAGAAGGTCCTCGTGGCGCTCCGCGACCAGGGCTATCACAAGGGGAATGCGGCGAAGGTGTTGGGCATCTCGCGGCGGAATCTCTACACGAAGCTTGAGAAATACGGCGTGCCCTTCGAGCTGAAGGACTTGAAGAGCTACATTGACGAGAGATTTATTTGA